The Drosophila yakuba strain Tai18E2 chromosome X, Prin_Dyak_Tai18E2_2.1, whole genome shotgun sequence DNA segment TACTCGCGTGTGTGCGCCTCGAAAACGGAGCTTTTACTTTCAAAAATTCCACTGCAATCGCGTGGAGTGTCCAAATGCGATCTATAGCATATATGCGAGTGTATATATCTTGGTGCCCCCTTCGAATCTGGCAAACCTAACGGTCTCTTTTGTTCTCGCCTCGAATCGAGAATCAAGAAATGAGAATTGAGAATTAAGAATTTTAATTACTGGTTTTTCGAGCCGAAGGCTGCTCCACTTAATTGTGGATCGCGCTATAGCCGCCGATCTATAGACATATCATATCTATACCCTATAGCCATAGCTGATTTGGCATGCAGATCAGGCGGCCGaacacttttgcttttgtttccaCCACTGACTCACTCACTGCAGAGATCTTGGAGCTGGCCGCCAATCATCATACACCAtatatacctacatatatgtacatatgtacatatgtacacccGTATacttgtacatacatatattagaCGTAAGACAGCCGATCCGGCAAGTTAATGAactaaataaaacaaatgccaaaccCCGTCAAAAGTAGAACTTGGGCCCGTCAAACCAGTTGACAATTAGGTACGATAGCGTTCACATTATACGATCTAGTTCTGGGTTAACCAAGGCAACCAGAAAGGTAGGTGCATAGATCACATCTCCGATGTGATCGCATCGGATTATCGCCTCAGATAGATCGAATAATTCGCCACACGCTTTGGCCTTTTCGGAAAGCCATCAAATGTCACTTATGTCACAAGAACCATTTCCCAAGCACTAATCCCACATCCATTGAatgttttcacttttataaGCAGTACCATCTATGGTGCTACACATCTCCATTAGTAGAACAACATGGAACCGTCTTTCCTAGGGAAGATTGTAGTCCCTTAAAGACTTATATTAGATAGCAAGCTGATATCAAATGCTCAAATGATTGGAGCAAGCTGAATCTCTACGATAAGCAACTAAAGAATGAGGCAGCGATGACATTTTAATCCATAAATTCTGACTAAAATACCGGAAATCTatctatatttaaatacagCTGCGTGTGTGCCTTTGATTTTCGCTTGGTTTGGGGACTTCGAGAAAATTGTGCGCAGACAGCTAGTCAGCCACTAACCACTAACCATTACCCATTAACCAACGACAGTCAATAGTCAACAGTCAACCTGTTGCCCGATCTCGATGGCAGCGGCGTTTCGGGCTTACATCACACCAGCTCCAAAGCTCCATCTCCACATCTCCACATCTCTATCTCCAACTCCATCTACATTTCCACATCACcacctccatttccatttccaaagCGATTCGAATCGCTAGACGCAGTGCGAAGATGCGCGAAAGTGTCGTGGTCGCGATTGTGGCGTCACTTGCACTTGCATCAAAACCAGTTGGGCAGGTGGAAAGGTGGAAAGGCGGTGGCGGAGCCGGGGCTCCAGGTGGAATGGAGGTAGACCGACTGGCGGACAGGAAGGAAGTGGACGGCACTGCGATTCGGGTTTGACAATGGTGGGAACAGTGGTCATCGCTTCCAAACAATCATCGTCTCAATCGCTCAGCTTACATATGCCAATAGATCTATAGAGCACTtttacactgaaaaaaaaaaaaaacaagagaattTAATGTACAATTTCAGTACACTATGAATTCAATGAATTGCATTAGTTGTGGTTTCTTATCTTAGACACCTTCCTTATAAGAACTCCATATTTGATTACATTAACTCCACTCACTTTCAATTGGCATCTGTCCCATTTGCAGGACATGCCCTGGCGGTGGGCTCTCCGGAGTGCCCCGAGAAGTACGGCGTGCAGGCGTACGCCCACACGGAGAACTGCGACCAGTTCTTCCTCTGCACCAACGGCACCCTGACCCTGGAGACCTGCGAGAACGGACTGCTCTTCGATGGAAAGGGCGCGGTGCACAACCACTGCAACTACAACTGGGCGGTGGACTGCAAGGGTCGCCAGTGGGATCGTGAGTAGCAGCGTGTTCATCGAGCTGCAGCCGGATTCCTTAACTGAAGCGCTACACTTTCTCGTCCGCTAGCCACTCCCATTTCCACGCCCGCCTGCGAGTACCAGTTCGGCCTGTACGCGGTCTCCAAGGACTGCTCCACCACCTACATCAAGTGCGCCCACGGTGAGCCCCACGAGCAGGACTGCGACGCTGGACTGGCCTACGACGAGAGGATCCACGGCTGCAACTGGCCGGATCAGCTGCTGGAGCACTGCAATCCCGAGGGTAAGATCTGTGGCCAAGCTCTAATTGACTTCAAACCTGAACTCAAACCCTTCTAGCGGTCGTCGGCTTCAAGTGCCCCACCAAGGTGGACCCCAACTCGGTGGCCGCCCGCTTCTGGCCCTTCCCCCGCTTCCCCGTTTCCGGTGATTGCCACCGCCTGATCACCTGCGTGGAGGGGCATCCCCGCCTGATCAGCTGCGGCGAGGACAAGGTCTTCGACGAGCACACGCTGACCTGCGAGGAGCCGGAGTATGCCAGCGGCAGCTGCGCCAACTACGGCAAATAGGGATCGCCGGCCACTCTGTATATACTCACGAACAAAGTGCAGTGCAATCTCGATAATGTGAACGTTCAAATTAAAGGAGTTACATACTTGTTTGCTGCAAACTTGGAGTTATGTTGTTTTGAAGCCACCCCCCCCTAGGTTTTTATTGGTTCGCTGATTCGAGTGTGCACTGTAAGCTCCGACTAACCCGACTACTTCCGCCCCTTCGTCTTCGCACCCTGGCTGCACTGTAAAAAACTTCCTAGCCCAATAGCTTGTTGTTAACCTTCTTGCTTTCTAACCGTCTGTGTCCCGCTCTTCTTTCCGTATTATTAacttgttttgttgtttggtcTCTTTTGTATAT contains these protein-coding regions:
- the LOC6526059 gene encoding protein obstructor-E gives rise to the protein MQRFQVCSVLILAWIACGHALAVGSPECPEKYGVQAYAHTENCDQFFLCTNGTLTLETCENGLLFDGKGAVHNHCNYNWAVDCKGRQWDPTPISTPACEYQFGLYAVSKDCSTTYIKCAHGEPHEQDCDAGLAYDERIHGCNWPDQLLEHCNPEAVVGFKCPTKVDPNSVAARFWPFPRFPVSGDCHRLITCVEGHPRLISCGEDKVFDEHTLTCEEPEYASGSCANYGK